The following are encoded in a window of Arthrobacter sp. OAP107 genomic DNA:
- a CDS encoding NUDIX domain-containing protein: MTVLFDTRPAAYAVIIRDSAILLAYWKQDGKEGWTLPGGGLDLAEHPVDGCIREVFEETGYRAEIGPMLGIDVGHWPAGSRLDGAERDFQALRLVYEARVTGGELTHEENGTTTHAAWIPLTDIGSLNRVSLVDAALRLFRERPVNGKLDSIPE; this comes from the coding sequence CGCGACAGTGCCATCCTCCTGGCGTACTGGAAGCAGGACGGCAAGGAAGGCTGGACGCTGCCCGGCGGCGGGCTGGACCTGGCCGAGCACCCGGTGGACGGCTGCATCCGCGAGGTCTTCGAGGAGACCGGCTACCGTGCCGAAATCGGGCCGATGCTGGGGATCGACGTCGGGCACTGGCCGGCGGGTTCGCGGCTGGACGGGGCGGAACGCGACTTCCAGGCCCTCCGCCTCGTCTATGAGGCCAGGGTTACGGGCGGGGAACTCACCCACGAAGAGAACGGCACCACCACGCACGCCGCGTGGATACCGCTGACCGACATCGGCTCGCTCAACAGGGTGTCCCTGGTGGACGCCGCGCTGCGGCTGTTCCGCGAGCGCCCGGTCAACGGCAAGCTGGACTCAATTCCCGAGTAA
- the rsgA gene encoding ribosome small subunit-dependent GTPase A, giving the protein MPGPLQYGFTAAAAQHFAAHPAGGGEAAARVVRVDRNRIVAATADGLVHLPYPAGAVPATGDWIWIGRNRAAEPAVVGVLPRTSELSRKRAFDPSTEAQVLAANIDMVGVVVPVDRPLSHNRLERTLVAVWDSGATPLVIITKADLADIADDVVGKVILQAAGVDVVTTSAEQGDGIDELLSRVRPGGTLALLGPSGAGKSTLINALVGHHAQSTGDVRTTDGRGRHTTTSRELVPLPNGAVLMDTPGVRGFGLFDADGGMEEMFGDLQVLFGQCRFSDCAHDREPGCAVREALDDGSLEERRWASYLKLQRELAALERRHDAAARRAYQREWHQKVVVAGRSQRAAERYRHS; this is encoded by the coding sequence ATGCCCGGCCCGCTCCAGTACGGCTTCACGGCGGCAGCGGCGCAGCACTTCGCCGCCCATCCGGCCGGCGGCGGCGAGGCGGCCGCCCGCGTGGTCCGGGTGGACCGCAACCGTATTGTCGCGGCCACGGCTGACGGACTGGTGCACCTGCCCTATCCGGCTGGTGCGGTGCCAGCCACCGGCGACTGGATCTGGATCGGACGTAACCGGGCGGCGGAACCGGCCGTCGTCGGCGTCCTTCCGCGCACGTCCGAGCTGAGCCGCAAGCGTGCCTTCGACCCGTCCACGGAGGCGCAGGTCCTGGCCGCGAACATCGACATGGTGGGCGTGGTCGTTCCCGTGGACCGTCCGCTGAGCCACAACCGGCTCGAACGGACACTGGTGGCCGTCTGGGACTCCGGCGCGACACCCCTGGTGATCATCACAAAGGCGGACCTGGCGGACATCGCCGATGACGTCGTCGGGAAGGTCATCCTGCAGGCAGCCGGCGTGGACGTGGTGACCACCTCTGCCGAGCAGGGGGACGGCATCGACGAACTGCTTTCCCGGGTCCGGCCAGGCGGGACGCTGGCCCTGCTCGGACCCTCCGGTGCCGGAAAGTCCACGCTCATCAACGCGCTCGTGGGCCATCACGCCCAGTCGACGGGTGACGTGCGCACCACCGACGGCAGGGGCCGCCACACCACCACCTCGCGGGAACTGGTACCGCTGCCCAACGGCGCCGTGCTGATGGACACGCCCGGTGTCCGCGGCTTCGGGCTGTTCGATGCCGACGGCGGGATGGAGGAGATGTTCGGGGACCTGCAGGTGCTCTTCGGGCAGTGCCGCTTCTCCGACTGCGCCCATGACAGGGAACCCGGGTGCGCCGTCCGGGAGGCGCTCGACGACGGCTCCCTCGAGGAGCGGCGGTGGGCAAGCTACCTCAAGCTGCAGCGCGAACTCGCCGCCCTGGAGCGGCGCCACGACGCTGCGGCGAGAAGGGCGTACCAGCGGGAATGGCACCAGAAAGTGGTGGTGGCTGGCCGGAGCCAGCGGGCCGCAGAGCGCTACCGCCATTCCTGA
- a CDS encoding ABC transporter ATP-binding protein, with protein MAEAMIEFQSVTKQYQSGQPAVDQLSMSIDRGSITVFVGPSGCGKTTSLRMINRMVEPTSGTITVGGRDVTSVPAAELRRSMGYVMQSSGLMPHRSVVDNIATVPRLNGVPKADARKRAEELLDVVGLAPSLGKRYPSQLSGGQQQRVGVARALAADPPVLLMDEPFSAVDPVVRDELQQELLRLQRDLAKTIVFVTHDIDEATVLGDKVAVFAVGGKLAQYATPEEILRAPANEFVASFVGRDRGFRHLAFTTADGVTVHPVDTVTRGGDGKANQVETANPAAWRLVVDDQRRPLGWEGPGLDSELIPGGSLFRPGDTLRRALDAALSSPSGLGVAVDGDGRVAGVVKGAEVLSVIESARQTRQGAL; from the coding sequence ATGGCCGAAGCCATGATCGAGTTCCAGAGCGTCACCAAGCAGTACCAGAGCGGGCAACCGGCGGTGGACCAGCTGAGCATGTCCATTGACCGCGGCTCCATCACGGTGTTCGTGGGACCATCAGGCTGCGGCAAGACCACCTCCCTGCGCATGATCAACAGGATGGTGGAGCCCACATCCGGGACCATCACCGTGGGCGGACGGGACGTTACCTCAGTCCCGGCGGCAGAGCTCCGGCGATCCATGGGCTACGTGATGCAGTCGTCCGGTCTGATGCCGCACCGCTCCGTGGTGGACAACATCGCCACCGTGCCGCGGCTGAATGGGGTGCCGAAGGCTGACGCCCGCAAGCGCGCGGAAGAACTGCTCGACGTCGTGGGGCTGGCTCCGTCGCTCGGCAAGCGGTATCCGTCGCAGCTCTCGGGCGGCCAGCAGCAGCGCGTCGGTGTGGCCCGGGCGCTCGCCGCCGATCCGCCGGTCCTGCTGATGGACGAACCCTTCAGCGCTGTTGATCCCGTCGTCCGCGACGAACTGCAGCAGGAACTCCTGCGCCTGCAGCGCGACCTGGCCAAGACCATCGTCTTCGTCACCCACGACATCGATGAGGCCACCGTGCTGGGGGATAAGGTGGCGGTCTTCGCCGTCGGCGGCAAGCTGGCCCAGTATGCCACGCCGGAGGAGATCCTGCGGGCACCGGCAAACGAGTTCGTGGCTTCTTTCGTGGGGCGGGACCGCGGATTCCGGCACCTTGCGTTCACCACGGCCGACGGCGTCACGGTCCACCCCGTGGACACGGTCACCCGGGGCGGGGACGGCAAAGCGAACCAGGTCGAAACTGCGAACCCGGCCGCCTGGCGGCTCGTGGTGGATGACCAGCGGCGCCCGCTGGGCTGGGAAGGCCCCGGCCTGGACTCCGAGCTCATCCCCGGCGGCTCGCTGTTCCGGCCGGGCGATACCCTCAGGCGCGCCCTGGACGCCGCCCTCTCCTCACCTTCGGGGCTCGGCGTGGCGGTCGACGGCGACGGCAGGGTAGCCGGCGTCGTCAAGGGCGCGGAGGTGCTTTCCGTCATCGAGTCCGCGCGCCAAACCCGGCAGGGCGCGCTCTGA
- a CDS encoding ABC transporter permease, which translates to MDWFLANSPMVFERAGQHLVLALVPMVLGLLISIPLAQVSRRHSALRQLVATVSSLLYTIPSLALFIILPPLLGTRILDPLNVIVALTIYAVALLVRAAMDAFDSVDDDLRQAAVAMGYKPAARFLQIDLPLSLPVMFAGLRVVSVSNISLVSVAALLGVGNLGMLFTDGLQRNFVTEVVVGIVAILLLAVVMDALLVILERVLTPWTRAGSAKSDAHARSGAEFIADAKVHAGAGS; encoded by the coding sequence ATGGACTGGTTCCTCGCGAACAGCCCCATGGTCTTCGAGCGGGCCGGCCAGCACCTGGTTTTGGCACTCGTTCCGATGGTCCTGGGCCTGCTGATCTCGATCCCGCTGGCACAGGTCTCACGGCGGCACAGCGCACTCCGGCAGCTCGTGGCCACCGTGAGCTCCCTGCTCTACACCATCCCGTCGCTCGCGCTGTTCATCATCCTGCCGCCGCTGCTGGGAACCCGGATCCTTGACCCGCTGAACGTCATCGTCGCCCTGACCATCTACGCCGTAGCGCTGCTTGTGCGGGCCGCGATGGACGCCTTCGACTCCGTGGATGACGACCTCCGCCAGGCGGCCGTGGCCATGGGCTACAAACCGGCCGCCCGCTTCCTGCAGATCGACCTGCCGCTGTCCCTGCCCGTGATGTTCGCCGGCCTCCGCGTGGTGTCGGTGAGCAACATTTCGCTGGTGAGCGTCGCCGCCCTGCTGGGCGTCGGCAACCTCGGGATGCTGTTTACGGACGGACTGCAGCGGAACTTCGTCACCGAGGTGGTGGTGGGGATCGTCGCGATCCTGCTCCTCGCCGTCGTCATGGATGCGCTGCTGGTGATCCTGGAACGGGTCCTCACGCCGTGGACCAGGGCCGGGTCCGCAAAGTCCGATGCGCACGCCAGGTCCGGCGCCGAATTCATCGCCGACGCCAAGGTGCACGCGGGGGCGGGCTCGTGA
- a CDS encoding ABC transporter permease yields the protein MNIFTETFAWLADPTHWSGPGGIPVRLLEHLQYSFLVLIIAAAIAVPVGLYIGHTGRGRVVAVAVAGALRALPTLGLLVLFALVAGSGLMPPVWALVILTVPPLLAGTYAGISSVDSNVVDAARAMGMKELQVLFGVEVPNGLLVMFGGIRTAVLQVIATVSVVAYLPLGGLGRYLFDGLVLQDFPRMLAGSLLIAALAIVVDLVLAAVQRLVVSPGLSARSKGGRKAATDLSAAAPAAAAVQGGTA from the coding sequence GTGAACATCTTCACCGAAACCTTCGCCTGGCTGGCCGACCCAACGCACTGGTCCGGCCCGGGCGGGATACCCGTCCGCCTGCTCGAACACCTGCAGTACAGCTTCCTGGTCCTGATCATCGCCGCCGCCATCGCAGTCCCTGTCGGGCTCTACATTGGCCACACCGGCAGGGGCCGCGTGGTGGCCGTGGCCGTGGCCGGCGCCCTCCGCGCGCTGCCCACGCTGGGGCTCCTGGTGCTGTTCGCCCTCGTCGCCGGCAGCGGCCTCATGCCGCCGGTGTGGGCGCTGGTCATCCTCACCGTGCCGCCGTTGCTGGCCGGCACCTATGCCGGCATCTCCAGCGTGGACTCCAACGTGGTGGATGCCGCCCGTGCCATGGGCATGAAAGAGCTGCAGGTCCTGTTCGGCGTGGAGGTTCCCAACGGGCTCCTGGTGATGTTCGGCGGCATCCGCACGGCTGTGCTGCAGGTGATCGCCACCGTGTCGGTGGTGGCATATCTTCCGCTCGGCGGCCTGGGGCGCTACCTGTTCGACGGACTGGTGCTCCAGGACTTTCCGCGGATGCTGGCAGGTTCGCTGCTCATCGCGGCGCTGGCGATCGTCGTCGATCTTGTCCTGGCGGCAGTGCAGCGGCTGGTCGTTTCACCGGGACTTTCCGCACGTTCCAAGGGCGGCCGCAAGGCCGCTACCGATCTCTCGGCTGCCGCGCCCGCGGCGGCCGCTGTTCAAGGAGGCACCGCATGA
- a CDS encoding ABC transporter substrate-binding protein: MKYPVRTTLTRRGLGGLAAGVGVALALSACSSGNPLSSPSTSAAGGATSGGSLVVGSADFPESQIIAEIYAGALNAAGVTATTKPNIGSREIYFKAVQDGSVDVVPDYSGNLLSHVDAQAAEVTPEDIIKALPGKLPQGLAVLDPSKAEDKDAMVVTKATAEKYQLKSIEDLAKVCKDLTMAAPATFETRSYGFPGLKKNYNCELKALKPFSDGGGNLTLQALLSDEVQVADIFTTTPSIADNDLVVLEDPKNNFKAQQVLPLYNTAKVTDKAKEALNNVSKTLTTDDLINLNRAVSGTQKQNAKDAAAAWLKDKGIVK, translated from the coding sequence ATGAAGTACCCCGTCCGCACGACCCTTACCCGCCGCGGCCTGGGCGGCCTCGCCGCCGGTGTCGGCGTCGCCCTTGCCCTGTCCGCCTGCAGCAGCGGCAATCCGCTGTCGTCCCCCTCCACGAGTGCAGCCGGCGGCGCCACCTCCGGCGGCTCCCTCGTGGTCGGTTCGGCGGACTTCCCGGAAAGCCAGATCATCGCCGAGATCTACGCCGGCGCTCTGAACGCGGCCGGCGTCACCGCCACCACCAAGCCGAACATCGGCTCCCGTGAGATCTACTTCAAGGCCGTCCAGGACGGTTCGGTGGACGTCGTTCCCGACTACTCCGGCAACCTGCTTTCCCACGTCGACGCGCAGGCTGCCGAGGTCACGCCGGAAGACATCATCAAAGCACTTCCGGGCAAGCTGCCCCAGGGCCTCGCCGTGCTTGACCCGTCCAAGGCCGAGGACAAGGACGCCATGGTGGTCACCAAGGCCACCGCGGAGAAGTACCAGCTGAAGTCCATCGAGGACCTGGCCAAGGTCTGCAAGGACCTGACCATGGCTGCACCTGCCACGTTTGAAACGCGCTCCTACGGGTTCCCGGGGCTCAAGAAGAACTACAACTGCGAACTCAAGGCGCTCAAGCCCTTCAGCGACGGCGGCGGCAACCTCACGCTGCAGGCACTCCTGAGCGACGAGGTGCAGGTGGCCGACATCTTCACCACCACGCCGTCCATCGCGGACAACGACCTGGTTGTGCTGGAGGACCCGAAGAACAACTTCAAGGCCCAGCAGGTGCTGCCGCTCTACAACACGGCCAAGGTGACCGACAAGGCCAAGGAAGCGCTCAACAACGTCTCCAAGACCCTCACCACCGACGACCTGATCAACCTCAACCGTGCGGTGAGCGGAACCCAGAAGCAGAACGCCAAGGACGCTGCTGCCGCCTGGCTCAAGGACAAGGGCATCGTCAAGTAG
- a CDS encoding pyridoxal phosphate-dependent aminotransferase, giving the protein MAEFKQSTKLHNVLYDIRGPILQAAQQMEAEGHRILKLNIGNPAPFGFEAPDAILVDMIRHLPHAQGYSDSRGIFSARTAVSQYYQTRGIQSIHVDDIYLGNGVSELITMSLMALLEEGDEILIPTPDYPLWTASVALAGGRPVHYLCDEDSGWQPDLEDLEAKITPRTKGIVVINPNNPTGAVYPESTLRKIVALAEKHGLVLFADEIYEKILYEDAVHVNMAGLTGDDVLCLTFSGLSKAYRVCGYRAGWMAISGPKKEAADYLEGINLLANMRLCANVPAQHAIQTALGGYQSINDLILPGGRLLEQRNKAYDMLNAIPGVSTQQARGALYLFPRLDPEVYNIRDDEKFVLDLLKEQKILVSHGRAFNWVRPDHFRMVTLPNVKDIEEAIGRMGDFLSRYQGN; this is encoded by the coding sequence ATGGCAGAATTCAAGCAGTCCACCAAGCTTCATAATGTCCTTTACGACATCCGTGGACCGATTCTTCAGGCCGCCCAGCAGATGGAGGCAGAGGGTCACCGCATCCTCAAACTGAACATCGGCAACCCCGCACCCTTCGGTTTTGAAGCGCCGGACGCGATCCTGGTGGACATGATCCGCCACCTGCCGCACGCCCAGGGATACAGCGATTCCCGCGGCATCTTCTCGGCCCGCACCGCCGTCTCGCAGTACTACCAGACCCGCGGCATCCAGAGCATCCACGTGGACGACATCTATCTGGGCAACGGCGTCAGCGAGCTCATCACCATGTCGCTGATGGCCCTGCTTGAAGAGGGCGACGAGATCCTCATCCCCACCCCGGACTACCCGCTGTGGACCGCCTCGGTGGCGCTGGCCGGTGGACGTCCGGTGCACTACCTCTGTGACGAGGACTCGGGCTGGCAGCCCGACCTGGAGGACCTTGAGGCCAAGATCACGCCCCGCACCAAGGGGATCGTGGTCATCAACCCGAACAACCCCACCGGCGCCGTGTACCCGGAAAGCACGCTGCGCAAGATCGTTGCCCTGGCTGAGAAGCACGGGCTGGTGCTCTTCGCCGACGAGATCTACGAGAAGATCCTTTACGAGGACGCCGTGCACGTGAACATGGCAGGGCTCACCGGCGACGACGTGCTGTGCCTGACCTTCAGCGGGCTGTCGAAGGCCTACCGCGTCTGCGGCTACCGGGCAGGATGGATGGCCATCTCCGGGCCCAAGAAGGAGGCCGCGGACTACCTCGAGGGCATCAACCTGCTGGCCAATATGCGGCTCTGTGCCAACGTCCCGGCCCAGCACGCCATCCAGACTGCCCTGGGCGGATACCAGAGCATCAATGACCTCATCCTGCCCGGCGGGCGGCTCCTGGAGCAGCGGAACAAGGCATACGACATGCTCAACGCCATCCCCGGCGTCAGCACCCAGCAGGCGCGGGGAGCCCTCTACCTGTTCCCCAGGCTGGACCCCGAGGTCTACAACATCCGGGACGACGAAAAGTTTGTCCTGGACCTGCTCAAGGAACAGAAGATCCTGGTTTCCCACGGCCGGGCGTTCAACTGGGTCCGGCCCGACCACTTCCGGATGGTGACCCTGCCCAACGTCAAGGACATCGAAGAAGCAATTGGCCGGATGGGAGACTTCCTCAGCAGGTATCAGGGGAACTAG
- a CDS encoding PPK2 family polyphosphate kinase: MAGVVEFTKLPSETLKAGKGFQLADVDADATVGYPGNKADGELLLEELDAKLARLQEQLFAESKFGGTKRVLLILQGMDTAGKGGIVKHVLGAMDPQGVQFKSFKAPTPEEKAYDFLWRIEREVPAAGMLGVFDRSHYEDVLIHRVHRWADPKELERRYRAINEFEARQVAVGTKVVKVMLHISNDEQKKRLLARLDNPAKHWKYNTEDLKQRAFWDDYMAAYQAAFDETNTEYAPWYVVPASKKWYARIAVQQLLLEGLGELELEWPKAEFDVEAERRLVDRS; this comes from the coding sequence ATGGCCGGCGTTGTGGAATTCACGAAGCTCCCCTCCGAAACGTTGAAAGCCGGGAAGGGATTCCAGCTGGCCGACGTTGACGCTGACGCCACGGTGGGTTACCCGGGGAACAAGGCCGACGGCGAGCTGCTCCTGGAGGAACTGGACGCAAAGCTCGCGCGGCTTCAGGAGCAGCTGTTTGCCGAGTCCAAGTTTGGTGGTACCAAACGCGTCCTGCTGATCCTGCAGGGTATGGACACCGCCGGCAAGGGCGGCATCGTGAAGCACGTGCTGGGTGCCATGGATCCGCAGGGCGTCCAGTTCAAGTCGTTCAAAGCCCCCACGCCGGAGGAAAAGGCCTACGACTTTCTGTGGCGCATCGAACGGGAAGTCCCGGCCGCCGGCATGCTGGGTGTCTTCGACAGGTCCCACTATGAGGACGTCCTGATCCACCGGGTACACCGCTGGGCGGATCCGAAAGAGCTTGAACGCCGCTACCGGGCGATCAACGAGTTCGAGGCCCGGCAGGTGGCTGTCGGGACCAAGGTGGTCAAGGTCATGCTGCACATCAGCAATGACGAGCAGAAGAAGCGGCTGCTGGCCCGGCTGGACAATCCCGCCAAACACTGGAAGTACAACACCGAGGACCTTAAACAGCGCGCGTTCTGGGACGACTACATGGCCGCCTACCAGGCTGCCTTCGACGAAACCAACACCGAGTACGCACCCTGGTATGTCGTGCCGGCCAGCAAGAAGTGGTACGCGCGCATCGCGGTCCAGCAGCTGTTACTGGAAGGGCTCGGCGAGCTCGAACTGGAGTGGCCAAAGGCCGAGTTCGACGTCGAAGCCGAGCGGCGCCTCGTCGACCGGTCCTGA
- a CDS encoding exodeoxyribonuclease VII small subunit, giving the protein MTDPSTSTDSGNSEPNTSQPGPALPPDIDALSYEEAREQLVAVVSKLEAGGTSLEDSLALWERGEALARRCEEWLEGARKRLAAARKDS; this is encoded by the coding sequence ATGACAGACCCGAGCACCAGCACAGACTCCGGCAACTCAGAGCCGAACACATCACAGCCCGGTCCCGCGCTTCCTCCGGACATCGATGCCCTGAGCTATGAGGAGGCACGGGAACAGCTGGTGGCCGTGGTCTCCAAGCTCGAGGCGGGCGGTACCAGCCTCGAGGATTCGCTGGCCCTGTGGGAGCGCGGCGAGGCATTGGCCCGGCGCTGCGAGGAATGGCTGGAGGGCGCGCGGAAGAGGCTGGCGGCTGCCCGCAAGGACAGTTGA
- the xseA gene encoding exodeoxyribonuclease VII large subunit, with protein MAENATVPVPGTAPGAGPSTVPATAAETSPDNPWPLQLLSQKLKTHIERAPAAWVEGQVIELNRRGGSAFLTLRDVDAEISLPASIWSKLLDRQETPLERGSRVVALLKAEFWLKTGRLNMSVKDIRPVGLGDLLARIERLRHALAGEGLFAESRKKRLPLLPHRIGLITGRDSDAKKDVLRNAALRWPAVEFEIREVAVQGNTAVSQMVKALRELDARPEVDVIVIARGGGALEDLLPFSSEELIRAVAAAVTPVVSAIGHEADRPILDDVADLRASTPTDAAKRIVPEVSEELARVRQAEAQLRRSVTMLVARETDRLAAIRSRPVLAAPESMITVRADDVERLARRSTAAISAAVTRASDQLVHLQAQVRALSPQQTLDRGYAVVQLSGSGGAVVRQPSQAPAGTPLSVRVAGGRFGAESTGAP; from the coding sequence ATGGCTGAAAACGCCACCGTCCCTGTACCCGGCACAGCCCCCGGAGCCGGCCCCAGCACGGTGCCGGCCACCGCCGCTGAGACCAGCCCGGACAACCCCTGGCCGCTGCAGTTGCTGTCGCAGAAGCTCAAGACGCACATCGAACGGGCACCGGCCGCCTGGGTTGAAGGTCAGGTCATCGAACTGAACAGGCGCGGCGGCAGTGCGTTCCTCACGCTCCGGGATGTTGACGCCGAGATCTCCCTGCCGGCCTCCATCTGGTCCAAGTTGCTCGACCGGCAGGAGACGCCGCTTGAGCGCGGAAGCCGGGTGGTGGCCCTGCTCAAGGCTGAGTTCTGGCTGAAGACCGGACGCCTTAACATGTCGGTGAAGGACATCCGGCCGGTCGGATTGGGAGACCTCCTCGCACGGATTGAACGGCTGCGCCATGCCCTCGCCGGGGAAGGCCTCTTTGCCGAGTCGAGGAAAAAACGCCTGCCGCTGCTTCCCCACAGGATCGGGCTCATTACCGGCCGCGATTCCGATGCCAAGAAGGACGTGCTGCGCAACGCGGCCCTGCGCTGGCCGGCGGTCGAGTTCGAGATCCGTGAGGTCGCGGTGCAGGGAAACACCGCTGTATCGCAGATGGTCAAGGCACTGCGCGAACTCGATGCCCGTCCCGAGGTCGATGTCATCGTCATTGCCCGTGGCGGCGGCGCGCTGGAGGACCTCTTGCCGTTCAGCAGCGAGGAACTCATCCGCGCCGTAGCCGCCGCGGTGACTCCGGTGGTCAGCGCGATCGGGCACGAGGCGGACCGGCCCATCCTGGACGATGTCGCCGACCTCCGGGCTTCCACGCCCACGGACGCGGCAAAGCGGATCGTCCCGGAAGTCTCGGAAGAACTAGCCCGGGTCCGGCAGGCTGAAGCCCAGCTGCGCCGCTCCGTGACAATGCTGGTAGCCCGCGAAACGGACCGCCTGGCGGCAATCAGGTCCCGCCCGGTCCTCGCGGCTCCGGAGAGCATGATCACGGTGCGCGCGGACGACGTCGAACGGCTGGCCCGCCGGTCCACGGCGGCCATCAGCGCCGCAGTCACGAGGGCTTCGGACCAGCTGGTCCACCTCCAGGCGCAGGTCCGGGCCCTGTCACCGCAGCAGACCCTGGACCGCGGTTACGCCGTGGTGCAGCTTTCCGGGTCCGGCGGTGCAGTTGTCCGCCAGCCGTCCCAGGCCCCCGCCGGTACCCCGCTCTCGGTCCGGGTGGCCGGCGGGCGGTTCGGCGCGGAATCCACGGGCGCACCATAA
- a CDS encoding 4-hydroxy-3-methylbut-2-enyl diphosphate reductase: protein MTSSAVSLSMPTVPRRRRSPEEVFAAAPVPGPKRVLLAAPRGYCAGVDRAVIAVEKALQHYGPPVYVRKQIVHNVHVVSSLEEQGAIFVDETDEVPEGALVIFSAHGVSPAVVQSAEDRGLRTIDATCPLVTKVHKEAVRFAKDDFDILLIGHDGHEEVEGTSGEAPDHIQIINGPHEVDKVTVRDPEKVIWLSQTTLSVDETMETVRLLKERFPTLQDPPSDDICYATTNRQVAIKKIAPQADLVIVVGSANSSNSVRLVEVALEYGAKASYRVDFANEVDESWFEGVATVGVTSGASVPEVLVKDVLRLLADYGYDAVEEIVTAEEDLLFSLPKELRATLKEAGDVSRALGGRRSR from the coding sequence ATGACTTCCTCTGCAGTTTCCCTTTCGATGCCAACCGTCCCGCGCCGGCGGCGTTCGCCGGAGGAAGTGTTCGCGGCGGCACCGGTCCCGGGCCCCAAGAGGGTTCTGCTGGCAGCCCCCCGCGGATACTGTGCAGGCGTGGACCGAGCGGTCATCGCCGTCGAAAAGGCCCTGCAGCACTACGGACCGCCGGTCTATGTCCGGAAGCAGATTGTCCACAACGTGCACGTCGTCAGCTCCCTTGAGGAGCAGGGCGCCATCTTCGTGGACGAAACGGATGAGGTGCCTGAAGGCGCCCTGGTCATCTTCTCGGCCCACGGCGTGTCCCCGGCCGTGGTCCAGTCCGCGGAGGACCGCGGACTGCGCACCATCGATGCGACCTGCCCCCTCGTGACCAAGGTCCACAAGGAGGCCGTCCGGTTCGCCAAGGACGATTTCGACATCCTCCTGATCGGCCACGACGGCCACGAAGAGGTTGAGGGGACGTCCGGCGAGGCCCCCGACCACATCCAGATCATCAACGGCCCCCACGAAGTGGACAAAGTGACGGTCCGGGACCCCGAAAAGGTCATCTGGCTTTCCCAGACCACGCTCAGCGTGGACGAGACCATGGAAACCGTCCGGCTGCTCAAGGAACGGTTCCCCACGCTGCAGGATCCGCCGAGCGACGACATCTGCTACGCCACGACCAACCGCCAGGTGGCCATCAAGAAGATCGCGCCCCAGGCAGATCTGGTGATCGTGGTGGGCTCGGCAAACTCCTCCAACTCCGTGCGCCTCGTGGAGGTGGCACTCGAATACGGAGCCAAGGCATCGTACCGTGTTGACTTCGCCAACGAGGTGGACGAGTCCTGGTTCGAGGGTGTTGCCACCGTGGGCGTGACCTCGGGCGCGTCCGTTCCGGAGGTCCTGGTCAAGGACGTGCTCCGCCTCCTGGCCGACTATGGATACGACGCCGTCGAAGAGATTGTGACCGCGGAGGAGGACCTGCTCTTCTCCCTGCCCAAGGAGCTCCGCGCCACGCTCAAGGAAGCCGGGGATGTGTCCCGCGCCCTCGGCGGACGCCGCTCGCGCTAG